The Procambarus clarkii isolate CNS0578487 chromosome 15, FALCON_Pclarkii_2.0, whole genome shotgun sequence genomic interval ctctctctctctctctctctctctctctctctctctctctctctctctctctctctctctctctctctctctctctctctctctctctctctctctctctctctctctctctctctctctctctctctctctctctctctctctctctcctctctctctctctctctctctctctctctctctctctctctctctctctctctctctctctctctctctctctctctctctctctctctctctctctctctctctctctctctctctctctctctctctctctctctctctctctctctctctctctctctctctctctctctctctctctctctctctctctctctctctctctctctctctctctctctctctctctctctctctctctctctctctctctctctctctctctctctctctctctctctctctctctctctctctctctctctctctctctctctctctctctctctctctctctctctctctctctctctctctctctctctctctctctctctctctctctctctctctctctctctctctctctctctctctctctctctctctctctctctctctctctctctctctctctctctctctctctctctctctctctctctctctctctctctctctctctctctctctctctcctctctctctctctctctctctctctctctctctctctctctctctctctctctctctctctctctctctctctctctctctctctctctctctctctctctctctctctctctctctctctctctctctctctctctctctctctctctctctctctctctctctctctctctctctctctctctctctctctctctctctctctctctctctctctctctctctctctctctctctctctctcctctctctctctctctctctctctctctctctctctctctctctctctctctctctctctctctctctctctctctctctctctctctctctctctctctctctctctctctctctctctctctctctctctctctctctctctctctctctctctctctctctctctctctctctctctctctctctctctctctctctctctctctctctctctctctctctctctctctctctctctctctctctctctctctctctctctctctctctctctctctctctctctctctctctctctctctctctctctctctctctctctctctctctctctctctctctctctctctctctctctctctctctctctctttttctgtcCATTTGTAGACTAAATCAGTGGATGAACAATTAAATCAGTGGATGagcaattaatatattttcatatatagcTAAATATAGTGTAGTTACTTACATATTTATCTTTCAAGGGGGAGTACCCAGATGTGTTTGGGACACTTtctcctcttcccctctcctcccttTATTCCAATCTCCCCTCTCTCATATCTATTTCCTTATTCCCTCCTTCTTCCGATCTTCCACCTTTCGACCTTTCTTACTTATCACCCCTTCTTCTCTCCttcttccttcttccttctcactcctcttctctccttccttctcactCCTCTTCTCTCCTTCTTTCTCACTCCTCTTCTCTCCTTCTCCTGTCTCACCACTCTTCCCTCATTGCCACCTCTCCTTCTCTATTTCCCACTCTCCTGCATCTCTCACCCTCTCCATGTttgtcccccccacctcccctcatacTTCCTGCTCCTTTCCACATTCTCTCCCCATCTCcccacctctctcctctctctctctctcctttcctctcgTCACTCATGTCGGAAAACCTAACACCATTTACTACCAtttaatacaataggcagataatattactGCTGGGTTGTATAAATAAATTCACTTATAGAAAATTTAGCCTAGAGGAActgtccgtcaatagaaaacggggaaTATCATTGCTACGTTGCTATTAAATTCAGCAGCTAATTCTGTTGGTAGCTTCTTAATATAGCAGTCATTGGACTGTacacatcataaaaatatttcccttgaatcaacttaattattagcaccaaaatagagtaaatgtggccCCTCTACCAGTTCTTAACATCTGAACAAGAGCGCCAGAGCGTCAGTGGAGGAGGGCAGGAGGCAGCCATTGTTAAATTTAACAGCAAATCGAAGGAGCAAATTTAGTTAGAATAATTCTCCCTTGGACAGCTGAGTTACAGAAGTAAAGTGCTTCCGTTATCAACACGCTACTACGTTTATTATCTTGGAAGATGTCTTTCCGATTCCAATACTATCTAGCTTATTAGAGGCCATTAATATTTAGATTTACGAAATATTCCAGCTAGAACACGAGACAGCGACATAACCAAGGTAAATATTCCTTGGTCCTTATCACATAATCAATATACCagtatttcctctgatatagttgtcatatatatataggattactGCTATAATTTGTGAGTTCCTTTTGACAGGTGTACCAGAAGAGGAACAAGAATTAACACTAGTAACCTAGTACTCCAGTATATAAGTTGGAGGCCAGCTACACCCAAAGTGTATCGACTGGCTTATTCTTCCGTATTAATACTGGTTGTCTAGGATATAACAACAATAAGATAATCtgtagttaattttagttacctATGTAGTCTAATAATGTAGTGAATGTTTACTAaccagtaatttatatggttgactACAATTGAACCACAAAACCCCCATAATGTGTAAAGGAGTCGATTTGTGGGAATATTAAAAAATACAGTCTGCTTTAACCATCATAAaatttgctatcgaaatatataaattaacatataaTATAAATTCTACATAAATTCAtatatgtattaaataaatataaatctatcAGGTCAGTTCCCCACAAATCATCCTTCTGGCTGCCTCTATTTTCCTGATtgtcttcctgtctctctctctctctctctttgccctcGTCGACCcggttcctctccctctctttgtgCGTCTCTCCGTCTCTGTATGTTTGTCTGTCTCTATACGTCTCTGTCTCTATACGTctctacgtctctctgtctctatacgTCTCCCTGTCTCTATACGTCTCTCTATCTCtatatgtctctctgtctctatatgTCTCTATACGTCTCCCTGTCTctatacgtctctctgtctctatacgTCTCCCTGTCTCTATACGTCTCTCTATCTCTATATGTCTCTCTGTTTctatacgtctctctgtctctatacgTCTTTATACGTCACTCTGTTTctatacgtctctctgtctctatacgtctctctgtctctatacgtctctctgtctctatacgtctctctgtctctatacgtctctctgtctctatacgtctctctgtctctattcgtctctctgtctctatacgtctctatacatctctctgtctctatacgtctctctgtctctgtacgtctctctgtctctattcgtctctctgtctctatacgtctctctgtctctatacgcctctctgtctctatacGTCTCTCCGTCTCACTGTCTctatacgtctctctgtctctatacgtctctctgtctctatacgTCTCTCCATCTCTATACGTCTCCCTGTCTCTATACGTCTCTTTGTCTCTATACGTCTCTATACGTCTctatacgtctctctgtctctatacgTCTCTCTGTTTCTATACGTCTCTGTCTCTATACGTCTCTATGTCTGTGTCCGTCTCACGGTCTCTGTACGTTTCTATCTTTATCAATTTCTCCTTTTGCATATATCATTCGGTGTGTCTATCATGGTCTGACTTTCAATcacacattcatacacacattcatacacacattcacacacatattcatacacacattcacacacacattcatacacacattcacacacacattcacacacacattcatacacacaGCACTCCTTCTTACTCCCTGAGAAGTAAGGCAAACGAAGCAGGAAGGCGGAAGGAGAGTGAAGGTCAGAAGTGAACTAGCACAGTTTACCTGGTGGACAGCTCACTGACATTCCTCTTGCACTTCTCGTGTTCCTCTTCCATCAAGCTACTCTTTTCTGCCATTTTGTTCTTCTCCTCTTGAGTACTTCTGAGCTGCTGTGCCTGTCTGTCTTTTTCACTCTGTAGAGCCGTGTTTCCAACCCGTAACTTACTGGCCTCTTCTTCAATGACGGAGAGTTGCTCTTCAATAAGTCTTTTCTCCACTTCAGTCTTTCTGAttgtttcttctttttcttccttcAGAACAACGTTTGCTGTTTGAAGGACCCTGACCTGTTCCTCCAGGAGTGAgagttgctcttcaacaagtctttTCTCTCCTACTGTGTTATTATTTAACTCTTGCAGCTGTTGTGTCTCTCGCTCTAGCTCACTGACCCTCGTCAACGCCGTCTTGACCCTCTCCTGGGCTCGGGTCTCCGCAAGCTCCAGCTGTAGGTTCTTCGTCTTGACCAGCCTTGAGTCCTCCTCCACTTGACGAATGTCAGCCATTAGTCGACGATTTGCCTCCTCTGCTATGCGAACATCGTTCTTAGTCTTCCTGTTTTCTTCCTTGACCAGCCTCGAATCCTCCTCCGCTTGACGGATCTCTTCCTTGACCAGCCTCGAATCCTCCTCCACTTGACGGATCTCTTCCTTGAccagcctcgagtcctcctccaTTTGACGGATCTGGGACTTTAATTGAATATTTTCCTCCTGAACAAGGCGCACTTCGTTCTTAGTCTTCATGTTATCTTCCTTGACCAGCCTCGAATCCTCCTCCACTTGACGGATCTCTTCCTTGAccagcctcgagtcctcctcTACTTGACGGATCTGGGACTTTAATTGAATATTTTCCTCCTGAACAAGGCGCACTTCGTTCTTAGTCTTCATGTTATCGTCCTTGAccagcctcgagtcctcctccacttGACGGATCTGggactttaatagcaaaatttcCTCCTGAGCAAGACGCACTTCGTTCTTAGTCTTCCTATTGTCCTCCTCGAGCAAATGATTAGCTGTATATAGGCGAGTGTTTTCCTCCTTCAGCTTGAGGTTGTCAGCTTGGTGAGCCATGTTGAGACACTCCAGCTGGTCCAGAGTGTCCAGGAGGCGGCGGGTGGCGTTCTCCCTCTCCTTCACACCTGCCAACACATCAAATATTAAGCTATATTTTTGGTAAATATAAATTCAAAGTTTTTTATATATTAGATTTAAATATTGAAAGATATAGCCTCATCCGTGATATTGTTTCTAGGCTTACAGCTGAATGTCCAGCAACTCCTTAAACACTTCccaccccccatcccatcccaaatcctcatcctgaatccttcccagtactatattgtcgtattggcttggcactttcccccctgataattcccttcccttcccttccttaaaCACTTCTGCTTGTATGTAACAGGAAACATTATTATGTTAACCTCTTCATAAAGCACATTCCTGACCAAACTGTGCACTACAGGCCTTGAAGTGCGCTCCAGGACCTGAATTACTCTTCAGACCTTGATGTACACTTCAGGCAATAAAGTACACTCCACATCCTGACGTACACTTCAGGCATGGAAGTACACTCTACCCCGGACCCTGAAATACACTCCAGACCACGATGTACACTTCAAGACGTAAAGGGCACTTCACACCCTGCAGTACACTCCAGGCCTGAAGTACACTCCtagccctgaagtacactccaggccctgaagtacactaCAGGCCCTGAACTACACTAcaggccctgaagtacactccaggccctgaactACACTACAGGCCCTGAAGtgcactccaggccctgaagtacactccaagcCCTGAaatacactccaggccctgaagtacactcctggCCCTggagtacactccaggccctgaagtacactcctggccctgaagtacactccaggccctgaactacactccaggccctgaagtacactcctggCCCTGAaatacactccaggccctgaagtacactccaggccctgaactacactccaggccctgaagtacactccaggcccagAATTACTCTCAAAGTCCGGCAGACAATTAAGGCCTTGACGTATACTCAAAGTCCTAAAGTTACTGTAGTACCcaaagtacactccaggccctgaagtacactccagaaaCTGAAGTACACTCCTGACCCTGAAAACATTCCAGAAACTGAATTACACTcctgaccctgaagtacactccagaaaCTGAAGTACACTCCTGACCCTGAAAACACTCCAGAAACTGAAGTACACTCCTGACCCTGAAAACACTCCAGAAACTGAAGTACACTCCTGAACCTGAAGTACACTTTCAGACCTTTAAAAACGCTAAAGACCCAGAAGTTCACTTCAGGCCATAAAGTACACTCCAGGACTTAAATTACTCTACACCCTGAAATATACTCCAGGTTCTGAAGTGCACTCTAGACCATGAAGTACACCTCAGACattgaagtacactccagaccctaaAGTACACTGAAAGTCCTGAAGTAAATACCTGACCCTGAAGCATATTTTGCATAACACATTTGCTAATAGTTGTTGATAGTTAGAGTTGTTCATCTGTGTgttcgtcgaaatcatttcctgtgtgcccatttttagttgaacccgtctccactccaaatcaGTCAAGACCTAGGGTCTGGACCGGCCCGGAacgcaggtccggtttggagtggagacgggttcaactaAATATGGCCACGCAGGTAGTGATTTCGACTTCAGTAAACACTACCGAGTGGTTAACTGAATGTCCGAGAGTCCAATACtgggttgatgatagtagtatttaatttaagattgggaaactttaaactaaactaaataaccaCACATGTGGCGATttccacgttcagtaaacactcactgagttgtaaactgaatgcctgagccttgcagtacaaggtttgtgatagtaatattttaagattgagaaactttaaactaaatgaccacacatgtagcgatttccgTGTTCAGTAAACActaactgagttgtaaactgaatgcctgagccggccaatacaaggtttgtgatagtaatattttaagattgagaaactttaaactaaatgaccacacgtgTAGCGATTTCcgtgttcagtaaacacttactgagttgtaaactgaatgcctgagccggccaatacatggttgatgatggtagtaatattttaatatttggaaactttaaactaaatgaccacgcatgtagcgattttgcgttcagtaaacacttactgagttgtaaattgAATGCCTGAgtcggccaatacaaggtttgtgatagtaatattttattttacgatgaagaaactttaaactaaaaaatgaggtcacatggagggatatctatgttcagtaaacagttactgagttgtaaactgaatggttgagccacccaatacatggttgatgataatagcattttacgatggaaaaacctcatcctaaactaaaaatgagctcacatgaagtgattttcacttactgagttgttaactgaatggctgagctatccaatacttagttggtgatagtagtattaatttatgatggaaaactttaaactaaactaaaatgagcacacatgaagtgattcccacATTCaataaacacttactaagttgttaactgaatgtctgagacatccaatacatggttgttgatagtagtattaatgacattgataataagaggtcttgaactagatactgacaggggaacaaaaacaaagctgtgatattgaaaagaaactgaactgaatttgaaagttgattaatatatgtaatgtgaagccaatctactggaaaacagtatgcgaactttatttgaaaagaatatgagaagactgaaaagcagAGCGCGGGGAAATgggtaaaaataagaagtaatgatcgtcataaacataacataacatatccacgaccgtaattaatacacagTGAACACTCTtaaaactatgctcaccgtgaaatctcgtcactaagcataacttgtcactctgcgaaacaaattattgactatagtgcgacactgagaataaaaatgaccacatatgttttggagtgctaatttagtcaagaaatactgtaaagtatgattattgactaaaagagagaaagaggaggaggaggaggctatgtatgtagtgatcacgtctccccaaactccTCCGTCTTCGGGAGGTTGGTGTGGTGCATATTTCACAATACCTTTTCTTTCCTCCTAAGTCAGCCTCTTATTTcgtggactgctggtgtttgatgtgttgaactgcttaaaggaaccttatttgctagaaaaaaaaaattcctgtgaaataatgcgtgttatatgttttgactatctagctaatagcgtattgcctggctaataatgaaatgtcacattttgtctgactcacttagcacaagtgaagagaaaacattgaaaaacttgcaaaggttaaaatTCTGTGAAATCACAtttgttatgttaagttttgactagctgattaatagcatactgctacattattgtctttttatgttatgtttacctcgatagagttgtaatgcttggaaattgtatgtgcggatcccgtttccctcttactgcacataaataatggatgctgtaaagtattttttatggaacatgactcttcatattcttacccctttttaaaactagatgtaATAACCAAgcaatgtttgccttctctctctctctctctctctcctctctctctctctctctctctctctctctctctctctctctctctctctctctctctctctctctctctctctctctctctctctctctctctctctctctctctctctctctctctcaatatggatgtgggttatttgtgtggactcgggagatatgatcaccacatataagtttctcaaagaaaatgatgcagaagtGAGGTTTGCCTctgatggctgtgcacgtgacaatgtaaaattaaaatgtgcaaagatgtttcAGGGTACTATTTAGTCGAgaaatgaaaaaaaatagtttttattgactagtgagaccccgtagcatgtatggtgtgggatattgtgttccttaacctagtcaagaaaaagacagacaacaacaatagcTACTCCGCTCGAAAGCTCGCTCCCGCAGTCATGTGGTAGCGGGCCTCGCGCCTATTTGATTTTGATAGAAGAAAAAATGAAGACTAGTAGTCTTCCTGtttttaagatgaaaaacttttaactataaaaaagtttgactgagtgactgagtgactgcttttctggtcaggtctgcaagtctgcaagaaataatagtaatgAAGGTAGCGAACATGTCTCCTCA includes:
- the LOC123751636 gene encoding putative golgin subfamily A member 6-like protein 19, whose product is MSVCLLPLLCVVVGWSAALPEAIMGHTEEFDLTPHVIFNQIALQQLQEEQRGVEEGVKSILMVMANLTEMVSTHMTFDDKYTQGVKERENATRRLLDTLDQLECLNMAHQADNLKLKEENTRLYTANHLLEEDNRKTKNEVRLAQEEILLLKSQIRQVEEDSRLVKDDNMKTKNEVRLVQEENIQLKSQIRQVEEDSRLVKEEIRQVEEDSRLVKEDNMKTKNEVRLVQEENIQLKSQIRQMEEDSRLVKEEIRQVEEDSRLVKEEIRQAEEDSRLVKEENRKTKNDVRIAEEANRRLMADIRQVEEDSRLVKTKNLQLELAETRAQERVKTALTRVSELERETQQLQELNNNTVGEKRLVEEQLSLLEEQVRVLQTANVVLKEEKEETIRKTEVEKRLIEEQLSVIEEEASKLRVGNTALQSEKDRQAQQLRSTQEEKNKMAEKSSLMEEEHEKCKRNVSELSTRATTAKDCSELYCRGARMDGVYFIKPDREGRLLSARCDMTTDGGE